One window of Phoenix dactylifera cultivar Barhee BC4 chromosome 5, palm_55x_up_171113_PBpolish2nd_filt_p, whole genome shotgun sequence genomic DNA carries:
- the LOC103704634 gene encoding nuclear intron maturase 2, mitochondrial, giving the protein MYRHLRLRLRCRRLLSTSAAASSPPAQSAPLLFRHRPISSLSSPPHPQSLSPSPPRYLPPDPDDPSTLLREDPISLCASLWIDNFRDPSATASSLSPHLRRLELWVLAYQKAYADETGSYLPKSSVSRPALESLLALRNAVLDGRFRWGARLDLFIRSPRDKTDPSSLSKRKLRALLTSTQPPPFQDCIVQEVLLMILEPIYEARFSQKSFAFRPGRSPHAVIRTIRRSFAGYLWYIKGDLSTILDGVKPALIINALIRDVRDKKVVDLIKSALTTPVITGRPMDEEAARKKKKKRKYQKKRVLAEDEPKPDPYWLQTFFGFAPEEAEKLPDWGHCGVLSPLLANVYLDELDKWMEEKIKEFYRPSKSDVIWTGGEEQGNTSWPEFVPTSGPDKTRKTDYVRYGGHFLIGVRGPRADAAVLRKQLIEFCDQRYQLKLDNESLPIEHITKGIMFLDHVLCRRVVYPTLRYTATGGKIISEKGVGTLLSVTASLKQCIKQFRKLEFLKGDRDPDPQPCFRMFHATQAHTNAQMNKFLQTIVEWYRYADNRKKVVNFCSYIIRGSLAKLYAAKYKLRSRAKVYKIASRNLSRPLKEKKGQSPEYHNLLRMGLVDSIDGLQYTRMSLVPETDYTPFPGGWRPDHEKVLLEYIRLEDPRTLEEQRNCLRKQGLVTPQDYVSVLVWNYKKSALVLPPLEENDAQRAKEELLGSNRDEIKDKIGEGEENGGVLQAAQM; this is encoded by the coding sequence ATGTATCGtcacctccgcctccgcctccgctgCCGCCGCCTCCTCTCCACCTCCGCTGCCGCCTCCTCTCCACCTGCACAGTCGGCTCCTCTCCTTTTCCGCCACCGTcccatctcctctctttcttctccgcCCCATCCCCAGTCCCTCTCCCCTAGCCCTCCCCGCTACCTCCCCCCCGATCCCGATGACCCCTCCACCCTCCTCCGCGAGGACCCCATCTCACTCTGCGCTTCCCTCTGGATCGACAACTTCCGCGACCCCTCCGCCAcggcctcctccctctccccccaccTCCGCCGCCTCGAGCTCTGGGTGCTCGCATACCAGAAGGCTTACGCCGACGAGACGGGTTCCTACCTTCCCAAGTCCTCCGTCTCCCGCCCCGCCCTCGAATCCCTCCTCGCCCTCCGCAACGCCGTCCTCGACGGCCGCTTCCGCTGGGGCGCCCGCCTGGACCTCTTCATTCGCTCCCCCCGCGACAAGACCgacccctcctccctctccaagCGCAAGCTCCGCGCCCTCCTCACCTCCACCCAGCCCCCGCCCTTCCAGGACTGCATCGTCCAAGAAGTCCTGCTCATGATCCTCGAGCCCATCTACGAGGCCCGCTTTTCTCAGAAATCTTTCGCCTTCCGCCCCGGCCGCAGCCCCCACGCCGTCATCCGCACCATCCGCCGCAGCTTCGCTGGCTACCTCTGGTACATCAAGGGCGACCTCAGCACCATTCTCGACGGGGTCAAGCCTGCGCTGATCATCAATGCGTTGATTCGGGACGTCAGGGATAAGAAAGTGGTGGACTTGATCAAGTCGGCACTCACTACCCCGGTGATCACTGGCCGCCCCATGGACGAGGAGGCTgccaggaagaaaaagaagaagaggaagtatcAGAAGAAGCGGGTCTTGGCCGAGGACGAGCCGAAGCCCGACCCCTACTGGCTCCAAACCTTTTTTGGCTTTGCCCCTGAAGAGGCCGAGAAGCTCCCCGATTGGGGCCACTGCGGGGTTTTGAGCCCCTTGCTTGCAAATGTGTATCTTGATGAGCTTGACAAGTGGATGGAGGAGAAGATCAAGGAGTTCTACCGGCCTTCGAAGTCTGATGTTATATGGACCGGCGGTGAAGAGCAGGGGAACACGTCATGGCCGGAGTTTGTCCCGACCAGCGGGCCTGACAAGACCCGGAAGACGGACTACGTTCGATATGGTGGGCACTTCTTGATCGGGGTCAGGGGGCCTCGGGCAGATGCTGCAGTGCTTAGAAAGCAGTTGATTGAATTCTGTGACCAGAGGTACCAGCTAAAATTAGACAATGAGAGCCTCCCGATCGAGCACATCACCAAGGGGATCATGTTTCTTGACCATGTGCTGTGCCGCCGAGTGGTGTATCCAACGCTGAGGTACACGGCGACTGGTGGGAAGATCATCAGCGAGAAGGGTGTAGGAACACTATTATCGGTCACTGCTAGCCTGAAGCAGTGTATCAAGCAGTTTAGGAAGTTGGAGTTCTTGAAGGGTGATCGGGACCCTGATCCACAGCCCTGTTTCAGGATGTTCCATGCCACACAGGCGCACACAAATGCCCAGATGAACAAGTTCTTGCAAACTATCGTGGAATGGTATCGGTATGCCGATAATCGCAAGAAAGTTGTGAACTTTTGTTCTTATATCATAAGGGGATCCTTGGCAAAGCTATATGCTGCCAAGTACAAGCTGCGGTCGAGGGCAAAGGTGTACAAAATTGCATCGAGGAATCTCAGTCGGCCATTGAAGGAAAAGAAGGGGCAGTCACCCGAGTACCATAATTTGTTGCGGATGGGTCTGGTGGATTCAATTGATGGGCTTCAGTACACTCGGATGTCTCTGGTGCCTGAGACGGATTACACCCCATTTCCAGGTGGCTGGAGGCCGGATCATGAGAAGGTTTTGTTGGAGTATATAAGGCTTGAGGACCCAAGGACTCTTGAAGAGCAGAGGAATTGTCTTAGGAAGCAGGGCCTTGTTACCCCGCAAGATTATGTTTCAGTGCTCGTTTGGAACTACAAGAAGAGTGCTCTTGTCTTGCCTCCTCTGGAGGAGAATGATGCCCAAAGAGCTAAAGAAGAGTTATTGGGATCAAATAGGGATGAAATCAAGGATAAGATAGGAGAAGGCGAAGAGAATGGAGGTGTCTTACAGGCTGCACAGATGTGA